In the Malassezia vespertilionis chromosome 1, complete sequence genome, one interval contains:
- a CDS encoding palmitoyl-protein hydrolase (EggNog:ENOG503NWUT; COG:I; COG:O; TransMembrane:1 (o317-337i)), with protein MHAVAPAAMLAAKPHPVVLWHGLGDSAYSYWLINMKQRLERTYPGIFVYIVSLGSSYYKDQGATLFGDVNAQVAYMYETLQFVPELQDGFDAIGFSQGGQFLRAYVERYNVPRVRNLITFGSQHMGITELSVCHRYDYFCRYVHHLLDGQVYSNYSQTHLVPAQYFRDTRSVEQFALYNQANQFLHDINNEGTVKNETYAANLAGLETFAMVQFTHEETVVPSASSWFEAYNDPCKKECDAEIVPLRASAIYREDWIGLGALDRRGALAFLTCDGRHMEITPECAKATLGTYIGRPLLGAWDAAVDLNVHSNPVQRAVSPFLLALCALVLCMGIFVLRRKKPSLAAL; from the exons ATGCATGCCGTTGCGCCTGCTGCCATGCTCGCGGCCAAACCACACCCCGTAGTTTTATGGCACGGGCTAGGCGACTCGGCCTACTCGTACTGGCTCATCAATAtgaagcagcgcttggagcgGACATACCCCGGCATATTTGTATACATTGTATCGCTCGGCTCGAGCTACTACAAAGACCAGGGCGCGACGCTGTTTGGCGACGTAAACGCGCAGGTGGCGTACATGTATGAGACGCTGCAGTTTGTGCCCGAGCTACAGGATGGCTTTGACGCAATCGGTTTTTCCCAAGGAGGCCAATTTCTGCGTGCGTATGTAGAGCGGTACAACGttccgcgcgtgcgcaactTGATCACATTCGGGTCGCAGCACATGGGGATTACAGAGCTGTCTGTATGCCACAGGTACGACTACTTTTGCCGATACGTCCACCACCTGCTCGATGGCCAAGTGTACTCAAACTATTCTCAAACGCACCTTGTGCCTGCCCAGTATTTCCGCGATACAAGGAGCGTCGAGCAGTTTGCCCTGTACAACCAGGCAAACCAATTCTTGCACGATATT AACAATGAAGGGACTGTGAAAAATGAGACGTACGCGGCGAACCTCGCGGGCCTGGAAACGTTTGCCATGGTCCAGTTTACCCACGAAGAAACGgtcgtgccgagcgcctcgtcatGGTTTGAAGCGTACAATGATCCGTGCAAAAAAGAGTGCGATGCGGAGATTGTGCCACTGCGTGCGAGCGCAATCTACCGCGAAGACTGGATCGGGCTTGGCGCACTGgaccgccgcggcgcgcttgctttTCTCA CGTGCGATGGACGTCATATGGAAATCACACCGGAATGTGCCAAAGCCACGCTGGGCACGTACATCGGCCGCCCCTTGCTTGGCGCTTGGGACGCGGCAGTCGATCTCAACGTGCACAGCAAtcctgtgcagcgcgccgtcaGTCCTtttttgctcgcgctctgtGCACTTGTCCTGTGCATGGGCAtttttgtgctgcgccgcaaaaagCCGAGCCTTGCTGCGCTATAG
- a CDS encoding uncharacterized protein (COG:C; EggNog:ENOG503NZDE) has translation MLASAAFPENTLASFEQAIRDGSEGIESDIHLTKDDVIVMFHDTTLDRTTDGKGKIGERPYYGMNGIEHVRTIEEPVQQIPTFEQLCALLMKPENQHVKLNIDCKPNNDPERMFSLMHDIVAKFSDYKTNLAPRLVLGLWHPKFILPAKKYVPSLRRAHIGASPAYALKYFWDECDAFSIYFPSLVSSEGQQFLQRAKQDGKDVMTWTVNRIDEMVQATSFGVKAILTDHTADLQSLRREMRDDFAATKKKYVSPWFVWASYRYYQPSVALYKYICGAEVERSAGMTFRDAAQA, from the exons ATGCTG GCGTCCGCCGCCTTCCCTGAAAACACGCTTGCGTCCTTCGAGCAAGCGATCCGCGACGGTTCGGAAGGCATCGAGAGCG ATATCCACCTGACCAAAGACGACGTCATTGTCATGTTTCATGACACGACCCTGGATCGCACGACCGACGGCAAAGGCAAAATCGGCGAGCGCCCATACTACGGCATGAACGGAATCGAGCATGTACGCACGATCGAGGAGCCTGTGCAGCAGATCCCGACATTTGAGCAGCTCTGCGCACTCCTCATGAAGCCAGAGAATCAGCACGTGAAGCTGAATATAGACTGCAAGCCAAACAATGATCCGGAGCGCATGTTTTCGCTGATGCATGACATCGTGGCCAAGTTCTCCGACTACAAGACAAATCTCGCCccgcgcctcgtcctcggcCTCTGGCACCCCAAGTTCATTTTGCCGGCCAAGAAGTACGTGCCctcgctgcggcgtgcgcacatcgGTGCTTCGCCCGCGTATGCGCTCAAGTACTTCTGGGACGAGTGCGACGCCTTTTCCATCTACTTCCCCTCGCTTGTCAGCAGCGAGGGCCAGCAgttcttgcagcgcgcaaagcaagACGGCAAAGACGTGATGACCTGGACGGTGAATCGCATCGACGAGATGGTCCAGGCCACCAGCTTTGGCGTTAAGGCCATCCTCACGGACCACACAGCCGACCTGCAAAGTCTGCGGAGAGAAATGCGCGATGACTTTGCCGCTACAAAGAAGAAGTACGTGAGCCCATGGTTTGTTTGGGCATCGTACAGGTACTACCAGCCTTCCGTCGCACTCTACAAGTATatatgcggcgcagaggTCGAGCGCAGTGCAGGG ATGACgttccgcgacgcggcccAGGCGTAG
- a CDS encoding uncharacterized protein (TransMembrane:4 (o23-44i95-115o156-175i196-218o); COG:S; EggNog:ENOG503NUXV), giving the protein MPHNALEVHAAHKRKVDPNDCRLFGPAAITVQLLMGMLVIGTLVHKRQCEHPRRPWRTWSLDVSKQLIGQLGIHTLNVMYSHSETQEEGGNPCSLYFANFVLDGTIGIVLLYYLMRWFTYLLSDVLHLRGLVSGIYSVHAPDQPVLGLWQCWIRQTLTYLAALLLMKVVVIFALDRIDVAMIFSEWLLDLFGKHQAMQVVFVMAVFPLFINTFQFWLIDTILSRKPEYQVMLREESA; this is encoded by the coding sequence ATGCCTCATAACGCGCTCGAGGTGCATGCGGCACACAAGCGAAAGGTCGATCCGAATGACTGCCGCTTATTTGGGCCCGCGGCGATCACTGTGCAATTGCTGATGGGAATGCTCGTTATAGGCACTCTGGTTCACAAGCGCCAATGTGAGCATCCACGCCGGCCGTGGCGTACATGGTCCCTTGATGTATCGAAACAGCTGATCGGGCAACTCGGCATCCATACCCTGAATGTGATGTACAGCCACAGCGAGACCCAAGAAGAAGGCGGCAACCCGTGCTCGCTGTACTTTGCAAATTTTGTGCTGGACGGCACGATTGGGATTGTACTGCTGTACTATTTGATGCGCTGGTTTACGTATTTGCTATCGGATGTGTTGCACCTGCGCGGTCTAGTGAGCGGCATTTATTCTGTGCACGCGCCCGATCAGCCTGTGCTGGGGTTGTGGCAGTGCTGGATTCGGCAGACACTCACGTACTTGGCGGCACTCCTACTCATGAAAGTCGTGGTTATTTTTGCTCTGGACAGAATCGATGTGGCTATGATATTCAGCGAATGGCTGCTGGACTTGTTTGGCAAGCACCAGGCGATGCAGGTCGTGTTTGTCATGGCAGTCTTCCCGCTGTTTATAAATACGTTCCAGTTCTGGCTCATCGATACGATTTTGTCGCGCAAGCCAGAGTACCAGGTAATGCTCCGCGAAGAGAGCGCTTAA
- a CDS encoding uncharacterized protein (EggNog:ENOG503Q36P; COG:S), whose product MSAEICASLQAAAILTGDRDAELTIERAQHTRGQPLENARAHDSLAHTLQRRLDAFATTHAFSYAHTELAARGVCVPCDTTGTHALQRTTGWYALWCIEMLHTSLLHTSTVAPDNPQPAPQLSTRNLAMLKQLISMCFAWLIVPLTDQYDTAYAEMYPAMASTSIVELPTQDTAERTMIDLAAVAHVFALLFHKGTHDIAHSALPLSSTAQTDIAVLLQRVYLADVLRVLIRLAYGPSPESGKNVRETAREELDTVLGALPTMTALGALRSVPLPSALSQRRDAKRAPRIPPFVRTQSGRLLSMQLLRPEGVRSLLIGMLGANENDMLSGDIGDEVDEGDTSFMRLDGVTRLLTVPPKSMLVRAYYLEIIPHVLSVLDPVVPPGVTPVHGMHRRAAAFTLMRMVERDADAVAQALHAPLFDVLGKDATQADEARVDRALRLLGAAVLLAPPSPDLLDFLVSPLVVRLLSLDTFLRRADANRVVPESERRHTTQLHEVDNVLHTWIRLAPTHSTADALIHAVAASLAPTHPFQWQLGAHGAVLVEGTAGVEHLDLQRLLQYSSLSLDQLSKQLNADDTPTLPTHLVQSLDFCIDPARISTLLHEGKRMDIGSAVLLAALEQYGRTQTQSMSHLTVGDTSVAELERRSVYYLQMVGQLFDVFGPKLLEGDIDRVLHFIDFACSTCAKRSSSEQRNALDTLMHIQDEASMEVPEHDNELLTTALNLFLSLLEGHPELTLATVPMLQVLLHKIEPMRDAASEELRALSQEVVLLLSARHQAQTTINAPSRPKYMDVYHEALQYLQDPILPVRAYGLTLLAQLVSKDTAHHGQVYGTALDPALLPAIFDLLVHAVQDDESFLYLNAVKGLAQMTAHWREAVLQPLVAIYVGGDKSNSQLARALHYGQQLTQRETDKRLRIGEALLQVLQFCGEAIAPMCTFPSFSPRLTSVPIFVQPLLTAVRNPMFSASLRSSFISILGTCIEILPLAMATSGASREIVALCKDLVALEMVHRPVQPLKKSKVCAHVSGMDTHGDTVMRQVDSDDSDDERLAQMEREQRAGIDTDPKLPQLRRSALLLLAVMLRATRHQLDAFMEAQRSCSMQGASLSQLRLPGGSMLPDTGGGIPKQVAPPTPLVSMAAAHGLITVVLHAAQEDVDEVVRQQAQDCVEEERLLEAAYAQAHMGGASLP is encoded by the coding sequence ATGAGCGCCGAGATCTGCGCTTCTCTGCAGGCTGCCGCAATCCTGACAGGGGATCGCGATGCGGAGCTCACAATTGAGCGTGCACAGCATACGCGTGGCCAGCCACTcgaaaatgcgcgcgcgcacgactCCTTGGCGCatacgctgcagcggcgcctcgaCGCGTTTGCCACGACGCACGCTTTTTCGTACGCACATACagagcttgccgcgcggGGTGTGTGTGTGCCATGCGATACGACTGGCACgcatgctctgcagcgGACGACGGGGTGGTATGCCCTGTGGTGCATCGAAATGCTGCACACCTCACTCCTGCACACAAGCACGGTAGCCCCAGACAATCCacagcctgcgccgcagctcaGCACACGCAATCTCGCGATGCTCAAGCAGCTGATCTCCATGTGTTTTGCTTGGCTTATTGTTCCGCTCACAGACCAGTACGATACCGCGTATGCAGAAATGTACCCCGCCATGGCGTCTACCAGTATTGTAGAGCTGCCCACCCAGGACACGGCCGAGCGTACCATGATCGACTTGGCGGCTGTTGCGCATGTgtttgcgcttctttttcaCAAAGGAACACACGACATTGCACATTCTGCACTGCCGCTCAGCAGCACTGCACAGACCGACATTGCTGTGCTCCTACAGCGTGTCTACTTGGCCGACGTACTCCGCGTTCTCATCCGACTTGCGTACGGCCCTAGTCCAGAGTCTGGCAAGaatgtgcgcgagacggcgcgcgaggaaTTGGATACAGTGCTGGGCGCTTTGCCGACCATGACGGCACTTggtgcattgcgcagtgTGCCTTTGCCCAGTGCACTctcccagcgccgcgatgcaaagcgcgcgccgcgcattccTCCTTTTGTGCGCACCCAGTCAGGGCGTCTATTGTccatgcagctgctccGGCCCGAAGGCGTGCGCTCGTTGCTGATCGGaatgctcggcgcaaacgaAAATGATATGCTGAGCGGAGATATTGGCGACGAGGTGGACGAAGGAGACACGAGTTTTATGCGTCTCGACGGCGTCACACGCCTCTTGACTGTGCCGCCCAAGAGCAtgcttgtgcgtgcatACTACCTCGAGATCATTCCCCACGTCCTCTCCGTGCTGGACCCTGTCGTGCCGCCGGGCGTGACGCCCGTGCATGgaatgcatcgccgcgcagctgcattcACGCTCATGCGCATggtcgagcgcgatgcggacgcTGTAGCACAAGCgttgcacgcgccgctgtttgacgtgctcggcaaggacgCAACGCAAGcggacgaagcgcgcgtcgatcgcgcattgcgcctccttggcgcggctgtgctgcttgcgccgccgtcgcccgACTTGCTCGATTTCCTTGTATCACCGCTTGTTGTGCGCCTGCTTTCCCTCGACACGTTTctacgccgcgccgatgcgaACCGTGTGGTGCCGGAAAGCGAGCGGAGACACACGACACAGCTGCACGAAGTAGACAATGTCCTGCATACGTGGATTCGCCTGGCGCCGACGCACAGCACTGCGGACGCTTTGATCCATGCGGTGGCAGCAAGCCTTGCGCCCACGCATCCGTTTCAGTGGCAGCTGGGCGCACACGGCGCTGTACTCGTAGAGGGCACGGCCGGTGTGGAACACTTggatttgcagcgcctcctGCAGTACTCTTCCCTTTCACTCGATCAGTTGTCCAAGCAGCTGAATGCAGACGATACGCCGACGCTTCCGACGCACCTTGTCCAGTCGCTAGACTTTTGCATCGACCCTGCGCGTATCAGTACACTGCTTCACGAAGGAAAGCGCATGGACATCGGAAGCGCTGTATTGCTAGCGGCGTTGGAGCAGTACGGGCGCACGCAGACGCAGTCTATGTCGCATCTGACAGTCGGGGATACGAGCGTCGCAGAATTGGAAAGGCGGTCTGTGTACTACCTGCAAATGGTGGGCCAGCTGTTTGATGTGTTTGGGCCCAAGCTACTGGAGGGCGACATCGACCGTGTGCTTCATTTTATCGATTTCGCATGCTCGACATGTGCAAAACGCAGCAGTTCCGAGCAGCGGAATGCATTGGACACACTGATGCATATTCAGGACGAGGCAAGTATGGAGGTGCCCGAGCACGATAATGAACTGCTCACCACTGCGCTCAACTTGTTTCTCTCACTCCTCGAAGGCCATCCGGAGCTGACCCTGGCGACGGTCCCGATGCTGCAAGTCCTGTTGCACAAAATAGAGCcgatgcgcgacgcagcgagcgaggagctgcgtgcACTAAGCCAAGAAGTTGTCCTCCTCCTCTCTGCACGACACCAGGCGCAGACGACGATCAATGCACCGTCGCGACCCAAGTACATGGACGTATACcacgaagcgctgcagtaTCTCCAGGATCCAATTTTGCCAGTCCGTGCGTATGGCCTcacgctgcttgcgcagcttgtctCGAAGGATACTGCGCATCACGGCCAAGTGTACGGCACAGCGCTGGATCCTGCTCTGCTCCCGGCTATTTTCGATTTGTTGGTGCACGCCGTGCAAGACGACGAGAGTTTTTTGTACCTCAATGCAGTCAAAGGGCTCGCACAAATGACCGCACACTGGCGCGAAGCGGTGTTGCAGCCATTGGTCGCGATCTATGTCGGCGGCGACAAGTCCAATAGTCAGCTCGCGCGAGCATTGCACTATGGTCAACAACTTACGCAGCGCGAGACAGATAAGCGACTAAGGATTGGCGAGGCGCTTCTTCAGGTGCTGCAGTTCTGTGGCGAGGCAATCGCGCCGATGTGTACGTTTCCTTCTTTTTCGCCGCGACTGACCTCAGTACCCATTTTTGTACAGCCTCTGCTCACGGCGGTGCGCAATCCCATGTTctctgcatcgctgcgcagctcttTTATATCCATTCTCGGTACATGTATTGAGATTTTGCCGCTCGCAATGGCAACGAGTGGCGCGTCGCGGGAAATAGTGGCGCTCTGCAAGgatctcgtcgcgctggaaatggTGCACAGGCCAGTGCAGCCGTTGAAAAAGTCCAAGGTGTGCGCGCATGTGTCGGGGATGGATACGCACGGCGATACGGTAATGCGCCAAGTCGACAGCGACGACTCGGACGACGAGCGTCTTGCACagatggagcgcgagcagcgtgcagGGATCGATACAGATCCGAAACTGCCGCAGCTACGCCGCTCGGCACTTTTGCTGCTTGCTGTTATGCTCCGCGCGACACGGCATCAGCTCGATGCTTTTATGGAGGCACAGCGGTCGTGTTCTATGCAAGGCGCATCTCTATCTCAGTTGCGGCTTCCGGGTGGAAGTATGCTGCCAGATACGGGCGGTGGGATCCCGAAGCAAGTGGCTCCACCGACACCGCTTGTTTCCAtggccgctgcacacggTTTGATTACGGTAGTTTTGCATGCTGCACAGGAAGATGTCGATGAAGTTGTGCGgcagcaggcgcaagaCTGTGTTGAAGAGGAGCGGCTTTTGGAGGCTGCGTatgcacaagcgcacatgggcggtgcatcgctgcCGTAG